The genomic segment CGGGTGACGAGTGCGCCGCTAAGCGCATCCTCGACCGGACTGCCGTCGCTATGACGGAGATCGCCTGCGGCGATCCGGCGATTGGCCTGCGCAAGCAGTTCGGCATCGGCCAGCGTGACCGGCGCGCCGGTCACCGGACAGACGAGAATATCGAGCAGCTTCTTGTCCACGACGGGCCTGATTGACGAATGGCGTAGCCGATTCTAGGGCGTGTCGAGGTTTGGTGCGAGCGACGTGCCGGCGATGGCGCAGTGCGCCGGAGCGTTTGCCAGGCGGCGCGCGGCTGCGATCGCCCAGTGGACGGGCCGATTGCGCACGGCGCATGCGCCACTGCCGACGAGGGGAGGGGCGGCTGCGTCGCTCGTTCGCTGTCGGTGCTCGCGCGCCTCACCCGACCGTGGCCTTGAGCCCGACGACCGCGACCACGATCGCCGCGATACAGGCCAGCCGCGCAGGGCGCGGCGAGTCGCCCCAGAAGAGGATGCCGATCACCGTGCTGCCGACCGCGCCGATGCCGGTGAACACGCCGTAGGCAACGCCCATGGGAATCGTGGTCATGGCGTGATACAGACAAAACAGCGCAAGGCCGAACCCCGCCACCGCCAGCGGCAGGCCGCTGGCGATACGGCGCTGGGTCAGGCGCTCGAACCCGATCACGCCGACAACTTCCAGCCCACCGGCCAGGATCAGCATGAGCCAGTTCATGACGAACCCTGTCGGCTCGGCCCGACGGATAGCAGCTTGAGACCGACCACACCGGCCAGCAGAAGCGCAAGAAAGCCGAGCGCCGGCGCATGGACGGGGGCTGCGAACACGAGGCGATCGAGCACAACGGTGCCGGCTGCGCCGAGTCCGACAAATATCACGTACACGGTGGTGGCCGGCATGTGGCGGGCGGCCCGCAACGCGAGGCCGAAGCTGGCCGCGATACATACAACCGTCGCCAGCCAGCCAAGGCCGCTGTGCGCGGTCTTCAATCCGGCGACCCAGCCGACTTCAGCGCTGGCTGCGGCCAGCAACCATATCCAGTGACGCATGGGAAAACTCTCGTGCCTGAAACGAACTAACGGTCGTTAGTATAGCGATGATGTACTGCTTCTCAACCCCTGATACCCGGATCGCGGCGGCCGACCGGCGCGGTCTTGGGTCGGGTGACGGCTAGTCTTCGATTCACCAGTGCACCGCGGCCACGACACCGGGGTTCGCAACTCCTTAGAATAGGCGGATGATCGAATCCGCTGTCCGCCCGACCGCTGCGCGCATACAGAACGCCGCACTCGCGCTGTTTGCCCGTCAAGGCTATGAGGCCACCACGCTCGCTCAGATCGCCGACGCGGTCGGTATCCGCAAGCCGTCGCTGTACAACCATATCCAACACAAGGAAGGGCTCTATCTGGCGCTGGTCGATCAGGTCGAGGCACAGTTCTTCGCGGTGCAGGATGCGAGCTTGTCCGCCACCGCCGGCGCGGCGCTAAACGAGCGGTTGTATCGGCTGATCACCGACCTGAGTGATTTCATATTCACCGAGGACAGCGGCGCGTTCTACAAGCGCTGTTTGCTGTTTCCGCCGGATGCGCTGGCCGACGAGGTCCGTGCGGTCAACGACCGCAGCGAGGCGCGAATCGATACCGCCCTGCGCGCGCTTCATGCCCAGGGCGTGACCGAGGGGCATTGGCGTTCGGCTGACGAGCGTGTGTTCCTGGACGCTTTTTATTGCCTCATGGACGGGCTCTATAGCGAGCGCTTCATCTACTCGCGCGCCGAGTACACACGCCGTCTAGCGTCTGCCTGGCGGGTGTTCTGGCGCGGGGTGAGCCACACGCCGGATTGAGCGGGCGTGCCGCCCAGCGCGGATGGTTGATGTACAAAATGTAACGATATAACATATATTTCTCACGCTTCGGCGTGTCGAATCCGTATTTTGTTGGGGAAAGCATGTCCAAATGTGGTTTGAGCCTGCCCGCGGCTGGCTCCTGTGTAGTCTTGCTGACGCTCGGCGGCTTCGCGCCCGCCTGGTCGCAGCCGTCGTCGGCCTCTGAGGCGGCACAGCCTTTGTCGCTGGCGGGCGTCGACGACACGCGAGGGCTCGGGCCGATCTCGGTCACCGGCGCGCCGCTGCCGGGGAGCCCGTTATCGCAGGCCGCCGATGTCGATGTGGTCGAGTCCGACGCTATCGAGGCCAAGGGCGCGACCAATCTCGGCGAAGCGCTGGACGACCTGGCCGGGGTGAATTCGATCAGCACGGGCAACAGCGTCGGCAAGCCGGTCATCCGCGGGCTGTCCGGCGAGCGCATCAAGCTTCTGTCCGACGGTGTGGGCGTGGACCACCAGCAGTTCGGTGTGCGGCATATGCCCACCGTTGATACGTTCCTGCTCGATCGTGTCGAGGTCGTACGCGGGGCCTCGAGCGTACTCTACGGCTCCAGCGCGCTGGGTGGCGCGATCAACCTGCTGCCGCCGGAGATCGCTTGGGATACCCCGGTCGAAGGCGAAACGCTCACCCGTTATTCCACCAACAACGACCAGTGGGATACCGGCATCAAGGCCACCGGCGGCAACGGCCGATTCGGTTATTCGGCCGGCATCATCCGTCGCAGCGCGGGCGATATCGAAACCCCGGACGAGCCAACCTATTTTCCGCCACCGCCGGCTGAACAGTTCCGGGACGCGCCGGCCTATACCGGCAAACTCGGCTATACGGATTTCAATCAGGTCAACGGCGACTTCGCGCTGGGCTATCGTGACGACGACGGCGGTGTGTGGACCGCGCGCTATTCGCGTTTCAACGACGAACACAACTTCCTGCTGCCGCCACCGGCCGGCAACCTGCCGCCCGCGGCCGGCGAGGAAGGCGTCGGCCAGTTCATCGACAACGAACAGATCGAACTGGCGGGCGAGAAAGAAGCCGGCGGCATCACCTGGAAGCCCAAGCTCGTCTGGCAGAACAATCGTCGCCGCTCGAATGCCCCCGGCACGCCGCGCGTGGCCGGGTTCGATAACGCGATCGATATCGAATTCGATCAATACACCGCGCGCCTGGAAGGCCAGCACGGTCCGGTGCTTGGTCTGGACGGCGGCACCGTGGGTATCGAATACGTCACCAAGGATCAGGAGTCACGCGGGACCACCCAGCTGTCGCCGGGTGGCACGGTCGACAACGCCGCGATCTTCGCGTTCGAGGAAAAGGGCATCGGCGATCTGCTGCTGCAGGCCGGGCTGCGCTACGACCACCACGAGGTCGAGGGCAAGGCGTCCAAGACGGCCAATCCGTCACCCAGCGTGGTCGATGCCGACAAGCAATCCTACGATGTGGTCACCGGCTCGCTGGGCGGTATCTACAGCCTGACCGAGCGACTGTCCGTCGCGGCCAACGTCGGGCGCGGTTTCCGTGCACCGAGCCTGTTCGAATTGTATGCAGCAGGTCAGCATGGCGGCGTCGCGGCATTCCAGGTGGGCGACCCCAACCTCGAGGAAGAGACCTCGCTGAATACCGATCTGTCGCTGCGCTGGGCCTCGGAGGCGCTGCGCGCCAAGGCCACGGTCTATCGCAATGCGATCGATAACTACATCTTCCTGCGCGATACCGGCGAAACGATGGCCGGCCTGCCGGTGCTGGCCAACGACCAGACCGACGCCCGGCTCATCGGCGCCGAGTTGTCGATCGAAGCCGATGTCAGTGATGCCGTCACTCTGTCCCTGACCGGCGAGACGGTCGATGGCGAACGCCGAGACAACGGCGACGAACTGCCGCTGCTGCCAGCCGACAACGTCAGTCTCGGGGCACGTTTCACCCCCGCCAGCGAGGGGTGGCTGCGCGATCCGCGGGCCTCGGTCAAGCTGAGCTACTACGCCTCAAAGGACGCCGCGCCCGGCGAGCCGTTCGCCCAGTTCGACGATGCGCCGTTCGGGAGCGCGTCTACCGACAGCTATTACCTGGTCGACGTCGGCGCCGGGTTTTCGCCTCAAATCGCCGGCCAGACCGTGCATCTGGATGTTGCGATCAACAACCTTCTGGACGAGGACTACCGTGGTTTCCTGGATACCTATAAGGGCTATGCGTTGTCGCCGGGCCGTGATATCCGCCTGACCGCACGCGTGCCGTTCGGGGGCTAGTGATGGATCATACCGGTTCGGGTGCCGCGGCCGACCCGCTCGGGCGCGGCGCCGGCCACGCGGTCGGGCTCATCTTCTTCTGCGTCGTGGCATTCGGTGCGCTGGCCGGTTATGACAAGGTCGCCCTCATTGCACTGACCGCCTTCGGCGCGATGACCGCCGGTGCCGTGCTCGGTTATCGCGCGACCGGCGCGAGTGCGGCGTGGCAGGCCCTCGACGGTGTGGCTGGCGGAGCGATGATCGCGGCGGCCTGTATCCTGCTCCTGCCGGCGGCCATCGCACTGGACCCGCCGCTGGCGGGTCTCGGCGTGGCGCTGGGTCTATTGTTCGGCCACGCATTACATCGTGCCTGTCGCGAACGTGCCTGGCGGCCGGGCGCACTGGGTGAATCCAGCTTGATCGCGCTGACCGTGCATTCGGCCGGCGCCGGCGTGGTCATCGGCATGCTCTACGGACAGATGCCCGAGCTCGGGCTATGGCTGGGCACGGTCATCGTCGCGCACAAACTGCCGGCCGGGTATGCCATTGCCCGACGCCTGCGTGCCCAGGGTGGCGCGCTGGCCGGCATCGCGTTGCCCGCCTGTGCGGTGGGGGTGGTGGCCGTGCCGGTCGCCATGGCCACCACTGTGCTGCCGCCCTCGGCCGCGATCGGCGCGGTGTGTCAGGGGCTGGCCGCAGGCATTTTTCTGCACGTCGGCCTGGAATGCGTTGCTTTGGAAGGGGCCGTCAATGCGGCGGTTGATACGCCCGGTTGGCGAATCTGGCTGCCGGTGGGCGCAGGTATGGCGTTGATGATGCTGTTGCGGATCGCTTTCGGCTGAAGGTCCGCCCGCCTAGCGGCCCGGACGTGTCGTCGGCCGTTGCCAGCAATCGAATCAGCGATTAGAATTGTTACGTTATAACGTTTTATAAAAAGCGATGAACGAAGACGAACTGCGGGCGATGTCCGACGACGATTACATGAACGATGCGCAACTGCGGTTCTTCCGCGATCGTCTGCTGGCGCAGCGCGTCGAAGTGCTCGATCGCGAGCGTGATATTTGAGTCCGCCTGAACGACAACAGCGTGTTCGCCGACCCTGGCGACCGGGCGATGGCAGAGGAATCCCG from the Salinisphaera sp. T31B1 genome contains:
- a CDS encoding Trm112 family protein; the protein is MDKKLLDILVCPVTGAPVTLADAELLAQANRRIAAGDLRHSDGSPVEDALSGALVTRDGGTLYAIHDGIPMMLPERGIEWSPAA
- a CDS encoding SMR family transporter, with translation MNWLMLILAGGLEVVGVIGFERLTQRRIASGLPLAVAGFGLALFCLYHAMTTIPMGVAYGVFTGIGAVGSTVIGILFWGDSPRPARLACIAAIVVAVVGLKATVG
- a CDS encoding SMR family transporter; its protein translation is MRHWIWLLAAASAEVGWVAGLKTAHSGLGWLATVVCIAASFGLALRAARHMPATTVYVIFVGLGAAGTVVLDRLVFAAPVHAPALGFLALLLAGVVGLKLLSVGPSRQGSS
- a CDS encoding TetR/AcrR family transcriptional regulator, giving the protein MIESAVRPTAARIQNAALALFARQGYEATTLAQIADAVGIRKPSLYNHIQHKEGLYLALVDQVEAQFFAVQDASLSATAGAALNERLYRLITDLSDFIFTEDSGAFYKRCLLFPPDALADEVRAVNDRSEARIDTALRALHAQGVTEGHWRSADERVFLDAFYCLMDGLYSERFIYSRAEYTRRLASAWRVFWRGVSHTPD
- a CDS encoding TonB-dependent receptor, which produces MSKCGLSLPAAGSCVVLLTLGGFAPAWSQPSSASEAAQPLSLAGVDDTRGLGPISVTGAPLPGSPLSQAADVDVVESDAIEAKGATNLGEALDDLAGVNSISTGNSVGKPVIRGLSGERIKLLSDGVGVDHQQFGVRHMPTVDTFLLDRVEVVRGASSVLYGSSALGGAINLLPPEIAWDTPVEGETLTRYSTNNDQWDTGIKATGGNGRFGYSAGIIRRSAGDIETPDEPTYFPPPPAEQFRDAPAYTGKLGYTDFNQVNGDFALGYRDDDGGVWTARYSRFNDEHNFLLPPPAGNLPPAAGEEGVGQFIDNEQIELAGEKEAGGITWKPKLVWQNNRRRSNAPGTPRVAGFDNAIDIEFDQYTARLEGQHGPVLGLDGGTVGIEYVTKDQESRGTTQLSPGGTVDNAAIFAFEEKGIGDLLLQAGLRYDHHEVEGKASKTANPSPSVVDADKQSYDVVTGSLGGIYSLTERLSVAANVGRGFRAPSLFELYAAGQHGGVAAFQVGDPNLEEETSLNTDLSLRWASEALRAKATVYRNAIDNYIFLRDTGETMAGLPVLANDQTDARLIGAELSIEADVSDAVTLSLTGETVDGERRDNGDELPLLPADNVSLGARFTPASEGWLRDPRASVKLSYYASKDAAPGEPFAQFDDAPFGSASTDSYYLVDVGAGFSPQIAGQTVHLDVAINNLLDEDYRGFLDTYKGYALSPGRDIRLTARVPFGG
- a CDS encoding ZIP family metal transporter is translated as MDHTGSGAAADPLGRGAGHAVGLIFFCVVAFGALAGYDKVALIALTAFGAMTAGAVLGYRATGASAAWQALDGVAGGAMIAAACILLLPAAIALDPPLAGLGVALGLLFGHALHRACRERAWRPGALGESSLIALTVHSAGAGVVIGMLYGQMPELGLWLGTVIVAHKLPAGYAIARRLRAQGGALAGIALPACAVGVVAVPVAMATTVLPPSAAIGAVCQGLAAGIFLHVGLECVALEGAVNAAVDTPGWRIWLPVGAGMALMMLLRIAFG